Proteins co-encoded in one Campylobacter concisus genomic window:
- a CDS encoding HIT family protein, with protein MIYEDKFIKIEREDNELPWIKIFTIKPFRELSDCDEASRARLFEAMLVSEKAMLEFYKPTKINIASFGNYVPHVHIHVIARFSDDAFFPDSVWTNPKRKSELALPEFNKFAKFLEEKLRASFE; from the coding sequence ATGATCTATGAAGATAAATTTATAAAAATCGAGCGTGAAGACAATGAACTTCCTTGGATAAAAATTTTTACCATTAAGCCATTTCGTGAGCTAAGCGATTGCGATGAAGCGAGTAGGGCAAGGCTATTTGAAGCGATGCTTGTAAGTGAAAAGGCGATGCTTGAGTTTTATAAACCAACCAAAATAAACATTGCAAGCTTTGGAAACTACGTGCCACACGTGCATATTCATGTTATTGCTAGATTTAGTGATGACGCATTTTTTCCAGATAGTGTTTGGACTAACCCAAAAAGAAAAAGCGAGCTTGCGTTACCAGAATTTAATAAATTTGCAAAATTTTTAGAAGAAAAGTTAAGGGCTAGTTTTGAATAA